TCAACACCTCTTGAGTCTCGGCGATATCGACCGCGTAAGTCTCTGGCCCGATCTTGAACAGTACGAACTGGTTCTGTGGGCCGTTAGCCTGCATCAAATGCGATTTTCGCGGCGCGGAGCATCGGGCAGACCGCCCTTTTCCTGGTTGTCACGCTTGTAAAAATAATAGAGCACTAGGCCGATCGCGACGAGCGCATTGAAGAAAACCCACAAGAAGCTCAGCGCATGGTAGAAACCATAGGCTACAAGTGACTGCGCTGCGATCGTCACACTCAACCCAAAGAAAAATGTCGTGTCGTTTTCAATAAACTTGCGAACGAATGATGGCCATTGCATTTCATCGGCCTTGTCTTTGAGGTATGGTTGGCCGATAAACCACAGGCCGGGCAACACAGCCGAATGGAAAAACGCAGATTCATAGTGTTCGCCATAAACACCACCGGTATAGCTGAGCATATAACCCAGCAATGCGCCGGCGGCCACACCCGCATAACTCGTTGCCGGGTCGACGCTGACAATGCGCTGCCATTCGTTCACGATAAAATTATGGGCGTAGATCAGTTCGTCACGCGGATACTCGCGCCGGCCGTCGTTCAAGAGCCGGCGGTAATAGTTGAGCAACAAGACCAGCGCCCCGACAAAGGCGATCACCAGAAGTGACGCGACGAATTCCATAAACCATTTCGCAGCGACTTCGCAGCTATTCAATCAAAATTCATTTATTGCCCGTTTGTCGCAAAATCACTTGCCAGAGCCTTGCCCCCCGCGACGCAGGCATTGATGAAGCGCTTTAGAGTCATTCTTTCTGCACTTGTGGTAATTCTCGCGATTGATGCCAGCGATGAAGTTCCCGCAGCGAGCCTCGTGACCGAGCTTTACACACGCGCCCTGCTGGCAGAAAGTTTTGCCGGGGCGCAGATCGAAAACGTGCTGCTCGGCGACCCCGAAGCGCATGCCGGAGTTTACCGGTATTCAAGCGAATTCACGGTGCGTGAAAAGGGTAAAACCAAACACTGCGAAGACTGGCATTTCAGAATAAAAAAGGCCCAGCGCACCTGGTATGTATCTGAAATTGCGAAGGGTCGCTGCAGTGGTTAAGAAGCCAGTACCGGGCTCAATCCGCCGTGCGCTTCTTTTGGTCGGCTGTCTGGTCGGGCCGGTTCTGAGTACCGCGTGTTCGAAGTTTGTCTATGAACACGATGCTGGCCGGCTCTCGCGGGGTTCTTTTCTTTTCATGAAGAACATTTATTACCAGGGCCAGTTTGAAGAAGAAGAGACTCTGGCCAAACGCAACCAGGCGATCGTCGATGATATGGCAACCGTCGAAGGCATCGGGGCGTTGGCTAAGAAGAAGGGCATTCTCGATGACCCTTCGTACCCTGAATACATGTTTCGGCAAGAGCGGTCGCGGCATGCGAAGGCTGCAATCTGGTTCTGGCAGCAGAAATACAAAGAGAAATTCAACTGGCAAATGCTGTTTTCTGCCGAAAAACTGAGCTACGACGAAAAGAGTTTTGCCCGCTCAGTCGCCGAAGCCATTCGCTCGGCAAAGCCTATTGAAGATCTATACGTCGCGAGCTTCGAGGGCAAGCCGATCGTCTACAAAAACCTGCGCAGTGTGATGTCGGTCTCTGACTATGCGCAACTGCCCGCGCTCAACGAGGCCGCGATGCTCTCAGGCATGCGCGACGTGCTCAAAGCCTGGCTCGAAAAGCAGATTCATGATCGCGTTGCCTGGTCGATGAGCGCCGACGAGGCAGAGCTGCGGCGCTTTGACCATAACCGCGTTTCAACTCTGTACTTGAAAGTCAGGTACGGCAAGGCCGGCAAAGGCATCTATCCCGGCTCGATGGACAAGATACCCCTCACTGCAACGGAAATCTATGATCATTACCATAAATTGCAGAACACGCTCGCAGACGTGCTCTGGGTGAGGGCCGCGTACACGGTTGTCGCCGATGACAACCGCGCAGAAGAAGTGATGGAAAAACTCGAGAAAGGCGCGAATTTAGCTGAACTGGCAGCGAAATACGCCAGCGAACCGAAATTCATCAAGACCGCAAGCCCCATGAAGATCATGGGGTACGACCGGCGGCAGGGTGTCGACGCGCGCGAAAAGCGGGAATATTACGACCGTCTCATCATCGACATGGCCGCGCGCGACGTGGCCAAGCCCGAACCCTATTTGGGCAAAGACGGTGTCGTCATCGTCAAAATTTACGAAGTTTCACGTTCGCTTGAGAAGGTGAAGCTGCAAGATGTGTCGTGGAAAGTGGAGAACGACCTGAGAACCAAAATGCTGAACAGCATCTATGAGCCCGACATCAAAGACGCGCGCGACAAGCTGCGCTTTAGGTTTAACCAGAGACTGATAGATCGGCTGAATTGACTCTAAGCCCGCTACCAGCTGCATCGCCAGAATCCCAAGAGCCTCGTCGTTTGTGACCAAACGACTGCTAAAGCGGCCGACGCGGCCTGCTCTTTGCATTCTGGCTGCTGGCAGCGAGCTGCCGGTTTTCCTCGCGGAAAACCGTCAGCGCTTGCTGAACTGGGTTGCGCGGCGGGCTTTGTGCAAGCCGTATTTCTTACGCTCAACCATACGCGGGTCGCGGCGCAGCAGGCCTGCGGCTTTGAGTTTAGTGTGCTGTGTGTTGTCGGCGCGGTCAATGCTGCGCGCGATACCGAGAGAAACTGCCTGTGCCTGACCGGCGACACCGCCGCCGTACACATTGACATTGACGTCGATCTGGCCAACACGCTCCGTTACGACGAGCGGAGCCAAAACGGCCGCGCGCAGATCGGGTCGTGGAAAGTATTCATTGATGTCACGGTTATTGATCGTGATTTTGCCCGAGCCGGGCTTCAGCGACACGCGCGCGACCGCTGTTTTGCGGCGGCCCACGAACTGGTCGGTAGTCTTGCGTTCGCGGCGAACCTGAGCTTCAGCGCCGGCTGGCTTCAGTGCCGCCTTGCGTTTTGTCATTGATTCTGCGAGAGTCGGTGCTGCAGGGCGGCGTTCTTGTGGTTTTTCCATTTAATGTACCTTCGTGTTATTTCGCTACGGGCTGTTGGCCCTGCAGGTTATGCTCGGCTCCCGCAAATACGCGTACGCGTGTGAGCAGTTTGCGGCCATATTTTGTTTTCGGCAGCATGCCCTTGACAGTCAGCAATACCGCCTGGTCAGGTGCAATTTCCATTTGCTTCTTGTATGAGCGGGTTTTCATGCCACCGTAGTAGCGGCTGTGCCAGATATATTCTTTTTCAGCTTCTTTGTTGCCTGAAACCTTGACCTGTGAAGCATTGATGACGACAACATGGTCACCGACCAGCTGGCCGGGTTGGTAGTTGGTCTTGTTCTTGCCCATCAGTAACGAGGCAATTTTGGTGCTGACGCGGCCCAAGATCGCGTCTTTCGCGTCTACCACGACCCATTTATGTGTTAATTCGGCGCGCTTGGGAAAATGCGTACGCTGCCCTTTGAGAGGATCCATCGCGCCAAAAAAGGAAAATCAGATAGAGCGTCGAGCAAATTGCGACCTGGCAGGCCGCACCGAGAACTCAGCCCGACCTGGGTCAGGTTACGGCTTCTGCGAGATGTGGGTCGCCGTGTCCAGCATTATGTCTCATTGTAGGATTTCGTAAGTACTAAAGACCGAAGCTGACCCGTGCCCACGGTGCTGAGGGAGCTGCGCGGCAGGTCGTAAAACGACAAAATTCAGGAAAAGTTCCGCGATTTTCAAAGCGAAAATCGCTCCATTAACGGGCCTAGGCCCGCTTTTCCCGAATTTCGTCGTCTCACTATAGCACTAAATTGTCGAATATGGCGACCTGCCGCGCAGCCCCCAGGGGCCCTTCTCGCCGACATCGGCTTTACGCCATTCAGCTCAAGTCAATGCAGGTATACTCCAGCACATGGCCAAACGCATAAAAAAAATCAATCCGCCCCGAAAGGTTATGGCTGCACATGCGGCAGCCAAACCGATGAAAAAAGACTACAGCGAAGACTCTGACAAAGACAACCTCACCGGCTGGCGCGCGCGCGTGCACGAAATCGTCTACGAGGCCGACACGCCGGCCGGCAAGGCGTTCGATGTCACGCTGGTCTTTGCGATTATCGCCAGTGTACTCGTGCTGATGCTCGAGAGTGTGAGGCCCATTGAGGCGGCGTGGCACTGGCAGCTCAAAACCCTCGAGTGGATGTTCACGTTTTTTTTCACGGCCGAGTATCTGCTGCGCCTCTATTCGGTGACGCGGCCGCTCAAGTACGCGACCAGCTTTTTTGGTATCGTCGACCTCGTCGCGGTATTACCGACCTGGGTGAGCTTCTTTTTTCCCGGCAGCCAATATCTGCTTTCGGTGCGCGTGTTGAGGCTGCTCAGAATCTTTCGCATTTTGAAACTCGCGAATTATCTGTCGCAGGCAGAGATTCTGAAGCGTGCGCTGGCGAACAGCCGCCGCAAGATTATCGTTTTTCTGCTGACGGTGATGACGCTCGTCGTGATTATTGGTACCATCGTCTACGTCGTTGAAGGTGAAGAAAATGGTTTTACCAGCATACCAACCGGGGTCTACTGGGCCATTGTCACGCTGACGACCGTGGGTTATGGCGATATTTCTCCGAAGACCCCGTTGGGCCAGGCGCTCGCCTCTGTGGTGATGATTATGGGCTATGGCATTATCGCCGTGCCAACAGGCATTGTCACCGCCGAACTCACACAAGACCAAGGCTCGCCCAAACCCGTCTCAACCCAGTCGTGCCGCGCATGCAGCGCAGAGGGCCACGACGTCGACGCAAAGTATTGCAAATATTGCGGCGATGAGTTGTAGTTTTGCCATTACTCCGGGCAGAGCCCCGGAGTAATGGCGGGGCTAGACTGTACTACCTCTTGCGTCTCTTCTCAGCCACCTTTTCGGCCAGCATGACCTTGATGTAAGATTGGTAAGGCACATCCTGGCGGTTTGCGAGTATCTTGATATCGGCTAGCAGAGATTCGGGTAACCGCAAAGAGATCGTCCGGGTCGAAGGCTTCAAGTTAGGAAATTTGGCTTTAATACCTTTAGAAAAATCAAGAAAGTCAGTGAAGTCGTTTTTTGACCAGAATTCTCTTTCTTCGTTTTCATTCTTGAATTTAGGTATTTTCTTAAGTGTTTTCATATTGCCTCTTTTCTTTTGCCGACATATCGCGCGCAGAAACGACGCGAATTTTTCTATTGCGAATGATAAAGGTGATAGCCAGAAAGCGAAACTGGTTTGTTTTTCCGAACGCACTATAGCGATCTTCTGTTTCAGAATGCAATAAATCAGGGAATATGAGCAGTGGCTCATTCAAAAAAACTTCTTCACATTCAGGGTTTGAGACATTATGCTTATCGAAGTTCTTATCGATATTACCAATATTCCACTCAAAGCCCTCTACAGCTTCAAAGTCTGGAATAATCACGTATATTTCTAACATATACATATGGGGTGTCTACAATTTTCCAGAGGCAGACGGTCTGGGACATCATGCCCGCGACGAATTGACAGCCTGTGTGAAAGCGCCACCCAATTCTCCGAACGATGCTGCGGGCCGCTTTTGTATCTGGCGTAATGGCGATTGCACTTTTTTCTGGTGTGAGTTATGCCGCCAGCGTCATGACCACCGCCGGCCCGGTGCAGGGAAAAATTCTGAGCGAGAATGCCGAAACTGTGACAGTGGCGGCCGAAACGGGTTCGACGCAGGTCATCAAGAGGCTAGATATCCTCATTATTTACGATGATGCCGGCCACGTACTTTGGCAAAACCCAGACATTGTATCCAGCGACACGACTCCAGAAACAAGGCCTGCCGCTGCCGAACTACCGCTCAGCCGCGAGTTCAGTGCCGAGTTGCGCGGGGGCATGGGCGTTTCAAGCCCGAGTTCAATTTTCAGCAGTTTCTATGCGAGCAGCGGGCCCGACTACCATTATGAAATCGTCGGCGAAGCGGCGGGGCTCTGGCATTTCACGAAAAGCGATGCGCTCGTTTTGGGCATCGGGTTCGCGCAACGCAATTTCACCGCCGCCGGCATCAACCTAAATGGCCAGCGTGGCTCAGCCACCTGGGCGATGCAATTTGTCGACACGCGCATCGGTTACAGGCTTCAAGGCAACCTGGGCTTTGCGGAGCTCGGTTTGTTATATGCCATGCCGCTCGGTACCGTCGCGGTTCAGCATCAATCGGGTACCGGCACTGCGATGGTAACCGCGCCGCAGATCGCGCAACAGTCTTATGCGGCAGTCTATCTGGCGGCGGGCATACAATGGATTCTGACCGACCGCATCGCCCTCTTGACCTTTGCCCGCATGGACCAGGGTATAGGTGCGGCTGTGCGCGGTGAAGTGGCGACGCAGGTTGACTTCGCCGGCAAAGCCGAGAGCACTGCGACGCTCGCGCTCGTGCCGTGGAGCTTGGGTTTGTATTTTGGGATCAACTACCATTTGTAGTCGTCGATCCAGGCGAAACTACTCGCCGCTAAATTTCAACCACATGGTCATTCCCGCGAAAGCGGGAATCTAATCTCGTTGATAAAAGGGAGATACCCGCTTGCGCGGGTATGACCCTGCCGTTTGAGTACCCAGCAAAAGTTTGGTTATATTTCACCGTCTAACAGAAGGGAGACAACCCGCCTTGCTCCCAGTGGCAATTTTTCCGTCGCAGTCTCTGCCGTTGTCGTACCCGTGTCTTTCGCCGCTGCGATAACGCGCTTGGTGGCGATTTGGTAGAGAGCCGCATAGTGATCGACATTCGTCACCGGGCCCACGGCACCGGCTTTTTCGGCTGTGACGAAAATGATGTAATCGAATTTGACGCCAAACTTGCTGCCGGCTTTGAGTGTCGCGTTGAGCGCAAGCTGAGCCATCGGGTCGAGGTCTTTCGTGCCACTCTTGTCGAGGCCCAGCCTCGCGGCTGTGACTGGCAGTTCAAGTGCCGGTGCGGGCATCAGGGGCAGCACGTGAATTGAACCTGCTTTGTCGCCCGCTGCCGAACGGTAGAGCGCTTCGACGGCTGGTATAGCCGACACGCGGTCTTGCGCTGCAACGAGCACAGCTTTGCCCTTAAACGTGAAGCGGGTTTTGCCTGCAGGGTAGCGTTCGTAGCTGCTGCAGCCCACAGTGGCCATGAGCACAAGCAGTGTTAAGAGGCTAAAAAGAATTCGTCGCATAGACTCGGCGAATCTGAGACAACGGCCGATGCGAAAAGGGAAAAAGAAAAAACCCTGAGCACAGGTCGCGCCCAGGGTTACAGAGCAACCGCTTACTTCACGGTTACAGCGATATTCTTTTTTGTGCTCGCCTTACGGGGCAGTGTTACCTGCAGCACACCATTGGCGATCTCTGCTGAAATTTTCTCAGCATCGACATCGTCGCTCACCCGAAATGACCGCTCGTAGTTGGCGAAGCGAAATTCACGGCGAATGTGCTCAGCGTCGTTCGCTGCTGCCACAGACTGCGCT
The sequence above is a segment of the Turneriella parva DSM 21527 genome. Coding sequences within it:
- the rpsI gene encoding 30S ribosomal protein S9; the encoded protein is MTKRKAALKPAGAEAQVRRERKTTDQFVGRRKTAVARVSLKPGSGKITINNRDINEYFPRPDLRAAVLAPLVVTERVGQIDVNVNVYGGGVAGQAQAVSLGIARSIDRADNTQHTKLKAAGLLRRDPRMVERKKYGLHKARRATQFSKR
- the rplM gene encoding 50S ribosomal protein L13; its protein translation is MDPLKGQRTHFPKRAELTHKWVVVDAKDAILGRVSTKIASLLMGKNKTNYQPGQLVGDHVVVINASQVKVSGNKEAEKEYIWHSRYYGGMKTRSYKKQMEIAPDQAVLLTVKGMLPKTKYGRKLLTRVRVFAGAEHNLQGQQPVAK
- a CDS encoding ion transporter — encoded protein: MAAHAAAKPMKKDYSEDSDKDNLTGWRARVHEIVYEADTPAGKAFDVTLVFAIIASVLVLMLESVRPIEAAWHWQLKTLEWMFTFFFTAEYLLRLYSVTRPLKYATSFFGIVDLVAVLPTWVSFFFPGSQYLLSVRVLRLLRIFRILKLANYLSQAEILKRALANSRRKIIVFLLTVMTLVVIIGTIVYVVEGEENGFTSIPTGVYWAIVTLTTVGYGDISPKTPLGQALASVVMIMGYGIIAVPTGIVTAELTQDQGSPKPVSTQSCRACSAEGHDVDAKYCKYCGDEL
- a CDS encoding BrnA antitoxin family protein, with amino-acid sequence MKTLKKIPKFKNENEEREFWSKNDFTDFLDFSKGIKAKFPNLKPSTRTISLRLPESLLADIKILANRQDVPYQSYIKVMLAEKVAEKRRKR
- a CDS encoding BrnT family toxin, coding for MIIPDFEAVEGFEWNIGNIDKNFDKHNVSNPECEEVFLNEPLLIFPDLLHSETEDRYSAFGKTNQFRFLAITFIIRNRKIRVVSARDMSAKEKRQYENT
- a CDS encoding Hsp20/alpha crystallin family protein, with amino-acid sequence MFGITKKQDETTQAEKAQASAGVTYVPAVDITEGEAGYTIFADVPGANKDSVNVTYENGVVTLKAQSVAAANDAEHIRREFRFANYERSFRVSDDVDAEKISAEIANGVLQVTLPRKASTKKNIAVTVK